A stretch of DNA from Limanda limanda chromosome 16, fLimLim1.1, whole genome shotgun sequence:
GCCTTGTTGTCTGCCAACTCTCTGTACGGCTCCACTGGTTTCTTCCCCAGATTCCTCATGGATCTCATGTCTGACTCTCACTTGATCTCACGTCCAGCCTGTTTCTCTCAGATTTATGTTATTTACACGTACGGTGGCTGTGAGATGACCATTCTGGGCATCATGGCTTATGACAGATACGTCGCTGTTTGTCAGCCTTTGCATTATCACAGACAAATGACTTCTAGAATAGTTTTTAACTTGATGGTAATTGCTTGTTTTTTCCCAAATTTGTTCGTCACAGCGATCATCTCTCTGTCCACCAAGCTCCCTCTTTGTGGTAATGAGATACAAAAAGTGTATTGTGCCAACTGGAATGTTGTGAAATTATCATGTGTCCCAACCTCAGTCAACAACACCGTAGGTATGCTTTTAACAATAGGCATagttttccttcctcttttctgtGTGCTCTACACCTATATACAAATTGTGGTTGTTTGCTGGAATAAGTCCGAAGAATTCAAAGGGAAAGTATTACAGAGCTGTCTGCCACACATAGTTTCATTCGTGATTAACTCCATCGCAGGATTTTGTGACATCGCCTTGAGCCGGTATGATCCTGATAAGATCAACCCTTTCTTGGCTGTGATCATGTCACTGGAATTTATCGTCATTCCTCCAGTTCTGAATCCTCTTGTGTACGGGCTGAAGTTACCCCAGATCAGACGACACATTGTACGGATGATACCATGGTATAAGCGAAAATCAGTTAGAACCAGACCACAGCTTGTTTCATGACTGTGATTTCATCAACACAGACGACGGGAACTCATTATTGTACAGAACCCCGGCCTGGTGCCATAAAATCTCCTGACGTCAAAATGTAACTAAAGGAAAATAGAATACAATTACAACACACGTGACATGTCAACTGCTTCTTGTCTGTCAATACAGCCTGTAAATACAGTATCTCTTTATAATGTGTATTTTGTAACatagtttcattttcttttgccAATTTTTTAATCATTACAGTTGTGTGTATGATTTCCTTCCTTATTGCAAAGTGTTACAGACTGCGACAGAGTAGTGGTCACGTGCTTCATGCTCTCAAAAtattgaatgaaatgaattcaaTGGACATAATGTGGTGTGGATATCCTTGGATTGGATTAAAGTACTATCACCTGAATGCTGGATTCTTGTTACAATCACAATCACATTTTACAGCAGTTTCCAGGCTCTAACCTCTAGATTACGACATTGTAATGACAACACAAAGAGTCTGTGtcctattttttttacttggctTATTATAACTTTAATGGAATGTGAATGTGTACAATAACAGCATCAGGACCACATATACTGTTTCTGATACAGCTTATTTTGCCTTCATAGAGAATCAGGCTATTacagcttttttaaattatattttgtgttttgaaccTTTAATTACGAGTCGCTCTTATATTCTGGTTTTTCAGTATGATCATAACATGTGTGACTTCCACAGAAAACAGGAGCAAGGTTATGCAAAAGTatctgtttcatttattttgtttttaacttaTACATATGTCTgatttccatttttctttcacaaaatGTACATGacttagattagattcaactttatgtcattgcacagtacaagtacctacaacaaaatgcagtttaggATCTAAGtgcaaaaaaaacagtaaatgtgCTTTTTTCATGGTCTTATAAAATATCCATTTCTctacaatcaaaacaataaaggtTTAAATcgacacaaataaaaacataacaatgcaatgtttgtgtctgtttctttaGACACCAGTTGTGTAGCATGACTATAATGCATAAATGTCCGTATCAATAAATAATGATCTCATTTGACAAACCTGTTTgtgtgactctgctcctctgatgttttctaataaCTCACAGCTAGAACTGATCTTaattaaaaacctgctgaattcata
This window harbors:
- the LOC133021262 gene encoding olfactory receptor 51E1-like gives rise to the protein MENGTESFYFKFTMFVNIGSYYYVAFVFSLLLYCFIISANLVIILVISRERSLHEPMYMFIALLSANSLYGSTGFFPRFLMDLMSDSHLISRPACFSQIYVIYTYGGCEMTILGIMAYDRYVAVCQPLHYHRQMTSRIVFNLMVIACFFPNLFVTAIISLSTKLPLCGNEIQKVYCANWNVVKLSCVPTSVNNTVGMLLTIGIVFLPLFCVLYTYIQIVVVCWNKSEEFKGKVLQSCLPHIVSFVINSIAGFCDIALSRYDPDKINPFLAVIMSLEFIVIPPVLNPLVYGLKLPQIRRHIVRMIPWYKRKSVRTRPQLVS